A genomic window from Massilia sp. METH4 includes:
- a CDS encoding electron transfer flavoprotein-ubiquinone oxidoreductase: MEITRETMEYDVLIVGAGPAGLACAIRLKQRAAQDGKEISVCVIDKAAEVGAHTVSGAVMDPRALDELLPDWKERGAPIHTAVTEDRVLFLSRNRAYCMPNALLPDCLHNAGNYIVGLGNVVKWLGAQAEELGVDVFAGFAGAALIHDNAGAVAGVVTGDMGVQRDGTPGPQFAAGMELRARYTLFAEGCRGHLGKQLEERYRLRDASAPQTYGLGIKEVWEIPAANHRPGLVVHSAGWPMDNATYGGGFLYHLEDNKVAVGFVVGLDYRNPYLSPFEEFQRYKTHAAIRPFLEGGRRLSYGARAIAAGGLQSQPRLVFPGGALLGDNAGFLNAARIKGSHAAMKSGMLAADAVADALAQGRMRDQLHAYPDAFKASWLHEELHQTRNFKPYMKKGLWFGSLLFGIEQKLFKGRVPWTLASRSPDHAALDEARHAEPITYPKPDNVVSFDRLSSVFLSNTNHEEQQPCHLKLRKPEAAIGINHALYDSPEQRYCPAGVYEVVRKDDASPPTLQINAQNCLHCKTCDIKDPTQNITWTVPRGGEGPVYQGM, translated from the coding sequence ATGGAAATCACCCGTGAAACGATGGAATATGATGTCCTGATCGTCGGCGCCGGGCCGGCCGGGCTGGCTTGCGCGATTCGCCTCAAGCAGCGCGCCGCGCAGGATGGCAAAGAGATCAGCGTCTGCGTCATCGACAAGGCCGCGGAGGTCGGCGCCCATACCGTTTCCGGCGCCGTAATGGACCCGCGTGCGCTCGACGAGTTGCTGCCGGACTGGAAGGAACGCGGCGCACCGATCCATACCGCCGTGACGGAAGACCGGGTGCTCTTCCTGTCGCGCAATCGAGCATATTGCATGCCGAACGCGCTGTTGCCCGACTGCCTGCACAACGCCGGCAACTATATCGTTGGGTTGGGCAACGTCGTGAAATGGCTGGGCGCGCAGGCGGAGGAACTCGGCGTCGACGTGTTCGCAGGCTTTGCCGGCGCGGCCCTGATCCATGACAACGCTGGCGCCGTGGCCGGCGTCGTCACCGGCGACATGGGTGTGCAGCGCGACGGCACGCCGGGGCCTCAGTTCGCTGCCGGCATGGAACTGCGCGCCCGCTACACGCTGTTCGCCGAAGGGTGCCGCGGCCACCTGGGCAAGCAGCTGGAAGAGCGCTATCGGCTGCGCGACGCCAGCGCGCCGCAGACCTATGGATTGGGCATCAAGGAAGTGTGGGAGATTCCTGCGGCGAACCACCGTCCCGGGCTGGTCGTGCACAGCGCCGGCTGGCCGATGGACAATGCCACGTACGGCGGCGGCTTCCTGTACCACCTTGAAGACAACAAGGTCGCGGTCGGCTTCGTGGTCGGACTCGACTACCGCAACCCTTATCTGTCGCCGTTCGAGGAATTCCAGCGCTATAAGACACACGCGGCGATCCGCCCGTTCCTGGAGGGTGGCCGCCGCCTCTCCTATGGCGCGCGGGCGATCGCCGCTGGCGGCTTGCAGTCGCAGCCCCGCCTCGTGTTCCCTGGCGGCGCACTGCTCGGAGACAATGCCGGCTTCCTGAACGCTGCCCGCATCAAGGGCTCGCACGCGGCCATGAAGTCCGGCATGCTGGCGGCCGATGCGGTGGCCGATGCGCTAGCCCAAGGGCGTATGCGGGACCAGCTGCACGCTTACCCCGATGCGTTCAAGGCCAGCTGGCTGCATGAGGAATTGCACCAGACCCGCAACTTCAAGCCCTACATGAAAAAGGGTCTGTGGTTTGGCTCGTTGCTGTTCGGCATCGAACAAAAGCTGTTCAAGGGCCGGGTGCCATGGACACTGGCCTCGCGCAGCCCCGATCACGCCGCACTGGATGAAGCTCGCCATGCGGAACCGATCACCTATCCGAAGCCGGACAACGTGGTGAGCTTCGACCGGCTGTCATCGGTCTTCCTGTCGAACACCAACCACGAGGAACAGCAGCCCTGCCACCTGAAGCTGCGCAAGCCCGAAGCGGCAATCGGCATCAATCATGCGCTGTACGATTCGCCGGAACAGCGTTATTGCCCGGCCGGCGTCTACGAAGTGGTGCGCAAGGATGATGCCTCTCCACCAACGCTGCAGATCAACGCACAGAACTGCCTTCACTGCAAGACCTGCGATATCAAGGACCCCACGCAGAACATTACTTGGACGGTGCCGCGGGGTGGCGAGGGGCCGGTATATCAAGGCATGTAG
- a CDS encoding glutamine amidotransferase family protein: MCGIVGLLVKTPALRERLGELMMPMLIGMTERGPDSAGLAVFTDPLAGTLRQYSIYSGLIEGGDRFDWSALASQLQGHSDSRVTVEAKGNHGVIKASIAPAPFKEWLAATCPGLFLLSAGRSIELYKDIGTPAEVAERYRFSALKGTHLVGHTRMATESAVTPDRAHPFTAGEDFCLVHNGSLSNPNAIRRKLQPLGIHFETDNDTEAACRFIEWRMREGDDLERALQAAFKELDGFYTLLMGTADKLALVRDPFACKPAVVAETDDYVAIASEFRSLAHLPDVKNAHVFEPAPEEMYVWTI; this comes from the coding sequence ATGTGTGGAATCGTGGGACTGCTGGTGAAGACACCGGCACTGAGGGAACGGCTGGGGGAGTTGATGATGCCGATGCTGATCGGGATGACGGAGCGGGGGCCCGATTCGGCCGGCCTCGCCGTGTTCACCGATCCGCTGGCCGGCACCCTGCGCCAGTACAGCATCTACTCCGGCCTGATTGAAGGGGGCGACCGGTTCGACTGGAGCGCGCTCGCCAGCCAATTGCAGGGGCACAGCGATAGCCGCGTCACCGTGGAAGCGAAGGGCAACCATGGCGTGATCAAGGCTTCCATCGCGCCGGCGCCGTTCAAGGAGTGGCTGGCCGCGACCTGCCCTGGCCTGTTCCTGCTGTCGGCCGGCCGCTCCATTGAGCTGTACAAGGATATCGGCACGCCGGCCGAAGTGGCCGAGCGCTACCGCTTCAGCGCACTGAAGGGCACCCACCTGGTCGGCCATACCCGCATGGCGACGGAATCGGCCGTGACGCCGGACCGCGCCCACCCGTTCACGGCCGGCGAGGATTTCTGCCTCGTGCACAACGGCTCGCTGTCGAATCCGAACGCGATTCGTCGCAAGCTGCAGCCACTCGGCATCCATTTCGAGACGGACAACGACACCGAGGCGGCGTGCCGCTTCATCGAATGGCGCATGCGCGAAGGCGACGACCTTGAACGCGCGCTGCAGGCGGCGTTCAAGGAACTGGACGGCTTCTATACGCTGCTGATGGGTACCGCCGACAAGCTCGCCTTGGTACGCGACCCGTTCGCCTGCAAGCCGGCCGTGGTGGCCGAGACCGACGACTACGTGGCGATCGCTTCCGAGTTCCGCTCGCTGGCGCACCTGCCCGATGTGAAGAACGCTCATGTATTCGAGCCCGCACCTGAGGAGATGTACGTATGGACAATCTGA
- a CDS encoding LysR family transcriptional regulator, producing MPADLLPVANDDSNHGAVMPFETMKTMRSIENFPFDLHALQAFVAVCESGSMNEAAKRLGVTQSAVSQLVKSIEAQTGTMLLDREFRPSRPTVAGTTLLELASELLEHARQVSTRMADAARVEDALLRLGCVDSFAATVGPALIRAMSGSSRQITLWSGLTPVLSEQLRKRELDVAIVTETAMPDPRIKQRLLLSEAFVAVLPKSRRRKHDDLLQEIRQLPLIRYTRRSVIGQQVERYLQHIGIDSPRRFEFDATDPLLSLVASGLGYGVTTPLCLWQARQYLPEVDVVPLPASELGRRDFFLMSRESEWMQLAREVASVARQALRQHTIPDIRKALPALPEKAIHCPAR from the coding sequence ATGCCGGCTGACCTGCTGCCGGTGGCCAATGATGACTCCAACCACGGCGCAGTCATGCCGTTCGAAACCATGAAAACGATGCGATCCATTGAAAATTTCCCCTTCGACCTGCACGCGCTGCAAGCCTTCGTTGCCGTGTGCGAGAGCGGCTCGATGAATGAAGCGGCCAAGCGTCTGGGCGTTACGCAGAGCGCGGTCAGCCAGCTCGTCAAGTCGATCGAGGCGCAGACCGGCACGATGCTGCTGGATCGGGAGTTCCGGCCATCGCGGCCGACGGTAGCCGGTACCACGTTGCTGGAATTGGCCAGTGAGCTGCTCGAGCATGCGCGACAGGTGTCGACGCGCATGGCCGATGCCGCGCGTGTCGAGGATGCGTTACTGCGGCTGGGTTGTGTCGATTCGTTTGCAGCCACCGTCGGGCCGGCGCTGATTCGCGCAATGTCCGGTTCCAGCCGGCAGATCACCTTGTGGTCCGGCCTGACACCTGTGCTCAGTGAACAGCTGCGCAAGCGCGAGCTGGACGTGGCGATCGTGACCGAGACCGCCATGCCCGATCCACGCATCAAGCAGCGACTGCTGCTATCGGAAGCCTTCGTGGCGGTGCTGCCGAAGTCACGGCGCCGCAAGCATGATGACCTGCTACAGGAAATCCGCCAGCTGCCACTGATCCGGTACACGCGTCGCTCCGTGATTGGCCAGCAGGTCGAGCGTTACCTGCAGCACATAGGCATCGATAGCCCGCGGCGCTTTGAATTCGATGCCACCGACCCACTACTGAGCCTGGTCGCATCGGGGCTCGGCTATGGCGTGACGACGCCGCTATGCCTGTGGCAGGCGCGCCAGTACCTGCCAGAGGTCGACGTGGTTCCGCTGCCCGCCAGTGAGCTTGGACGTCGGGACTTCTTTCTGATGTCACGCGAGAGCGAATGGATGCAGCTGGCGCGCGAAGTGGCCAGTGTCGCCCGCCAGGCATTGCGGCAGCACACGATCCCCGACATCCGCAAGGCGCTGCCTGCCTTGCCCGAGAAAGCCATCCATTGTCCAGCGAGGTAA
- a CDS encoding XRE family transcriptional regulator: protein MSEAGNGDALAHHLGNTVRRIRLQHGLTIADVAEKAGISRGMLSKIETAQTATSLDTLSRLAHALGVTMATLFRDYDMPSGSAQLVRKEEAMEVVRRGSKRGHTYHLLSYDQGPNKTFDPFLITIDHESEIFPSFEHPGTEFIYMLTGKIEYRHGDSTYVLSPGDALTFRGEVPHGPERLIECPITFLSVIIYPPNSSQQ, encoded by the coding sequence ATGAGTGAAGCCGGTAATGGGGATGCGCTGGCGCATCACCTCGGCAATACGGTGCGCCGCATCCGCCTGCAGCATGGCCTGACGATCGCGGACGTGGCAGAGAAGGCGGGTATCAGCCGAGGGATGCTGTCGAAGATCGAAACCGCGCAGACGGCGACCAGCCTGGACACGCTGTCGCGCCTGGCGCATGCGCTGGGCGTGACGATGGCCACGCTGTTCCGCGATTACGACATGCCCAGCGGCAGCGCCCAGCTGGTGAGGAAGGAAGAGGCGATGGAGGTGGTGCGCCGCGGCAGCAAGCGAGGGCACACCTACCATCTGTTGTCGTACGACCAGGGACCGAACAAGACGTTTGACCCGTTCCTGATCACGATCGACCACGAATCGGAAATCTTCCCGTCCTTCGAGCACCCAGGCACCGAATTCATCTACATGTTGACGGGGAAGATCGAATACCGGCACGGCGACAGCACTTACGTGCTCTCGCCAGGCGACGCACTCACGTTCCGCGGCGAAGTGCCGCATGGTCCGGAACGGTTGATCGAGTGTCCGATCACGTTCCTGTCGGTGATAATCTATCCACCCAACTCCAGTCAGCAGTAA
- a CDS encoding FAD-binding oxidoreductase has protein sequence MQTYDAIVIGAGVIGTSVAYHLAALGAGKVLVLDRSLIGAGTTSQSSGILRTHYSVAENVELARLSWSTFNAFPEYLDDPEASSGIVKCGYLICAPEGPKLEPLRSALLGQQAQGIPVSLLDRQQAAELLPIAQFDDAALIGYEPEAGFADAYMVATSFAKAARRRGVVVKENVLVTGMVVENGKVAGVRTSVGDFASNVVISTQNIWTPELSGWTGAMAMPVKPERHTVLALEGPQPYTFSMPVFKDLGSPGMLYCRSYGGSQMLVSEGTVGETLDVPDNEQGDISLDYIADIGMQVAERFPSFETAGMASSWTGVYDVTPDWNPVLGRLPGIEGLVVGFGFSGHGFKLSPAVGKVLAQEALGLATDVPLAPYSIDRFATGSLLVGKYGAGAVS, from the coding sequence ATGCAAACCTACGATGCAATCGTTATCGGCGCCGGCGTCATCGGCACATCCGTCGCTTACCACCTGGCCGCGCTTGGCGCCGGGAAGGTCCTCGTGCTGGACCGATCGCTGATCGGCGCCGGCACGACGTCGCAATCGTCCGGCATCTTGCGCACGCATTACTCGGTGGCGGAAAACGTCGAACTGGCGCGGCTGTCCTGGAGCACCTTCAACGCTTTCCCGGAATACCTGGACGATCCGGAAGCGTCGTCAGGCATCGTAAAGTGCGGCTACCTGATCTGCGCCCCGGAAGGGCCCAAGCTGGAACCGCTGCGCAGCGCCCTGCTCGGCCAGCAGGCTCAGGGCATTCCCGTGAGCCTGCTCGACCGCCAACAGGCCGCCGAATTGCTCCCGATCGCGCAGTTCGACGATGCGGCGCTGATCGGCTACGAGCCGGAAGCCGGTTTCGCCGATGCCTACATGGTCGCAACCAGCTTCGCAAAGGCGGCACGCCGGCGCGGTGTGGTCGTCAAGGAAAACGTGCTCGTGACGGGAATGGTCGTTGAAAACGGCAAGGTAGCAGGGGTCAGGACCAGCGTCGGCGATTTCGCCAGCAATGTGGTCATCAGCACACAGAACATCTGGACCCCCGAGCTGTCCGGCTGGACGGGCGCCATGGCAATGCCGGTCAAGCCGGAACGCCACACGGTGCTGGCACTGGAGGGCCCGCAGCCGTACACGTTCTCGATGCCGGTCTTCAAGGATCTGGGCTCGCCAGGCATGCTGTACTGCCGGAGCTACGGCGGTTCGCAAATGCTGGTCAGCGAAGGCACCGTGGGCGAGACGCTGGACGTGCCGGATAACGAACAGGGCGACATTTCGCTGGACTACATCGCCGACATCGGCATGCAGGTCGCCGAACGCTTTCCGTCGTTTGAGACGGCCGGCATGGCCTCTTCCTGGACAGGCGTGTACGACGTGACGCCGGACTGGAACCCGGTGCTCGGTCGCCTGCCCGGCATCGAAGGACTGGTGGTGGGCTTCGGGTTTTCCGGCCACGGCTTCAAGCTGTCGCCGGCCGTGGGCAAGGTGCTGGCACAGGAAGCACTCGGCCTGGCCACGGACGTGCCGCTGGCGCCCTACTCCATTGACCGCTTCGCCACCGGTTCGCTCCTGGTGGGTAAATACGGCGCCGGTGCGGTGTCCTGA
- a CDS encoding HutD family protein, whose amino-acid sequence MMIIPKTPTSLWNVAPEPWKNGAGITRTLASGRDAGGNLAWRVSVAEIEHSGPFSVFPDIERIAVVLENGPLRLSDSAVQGHVATPRVLARQYVPTTYPGELELFVDVACAPIRCLNVLTRRGSASADVRVLDADGQLAPSPATVLFATRGGTWGLTVSGVASTLHLAPYESMVLPAGCSIHAVRNGDAGRLVAVRLQDAH is encoded by the coding sequence ATGATGATCATTCCAAAGACCCCCACGTCCTTGTGGAACGTGGCACCCGAACCCTGGAAGAACGGCGCCGGGATTACGCGCACGCTGGCCAGCGGCCGCGACGCTGGCGGGAACCTCGCCTGGCGCGTCAGCGTGGCCGAGATCGAACATAGCGGCCCATTTTCCGTCTTTCCCGACATCGAGCGGATCGCGGTGGTGCTGGAGAACGGCCCGCTGCGACTCTCGGACAGCGCTGTGCAAGGCCATGTGGCGACGCCGCGCGTACTGGCCCGGCAGTACGTGCCCACGACGTACCCGGGCGAGCTCGAACTGTTCGTGGACGTGGCGTGCGCACCGATCCGCTGCCTGAACGTACTGACACGACGTGGCAGCGCCAGCGCGGATGTGCGGGTGCTCGACGCAGATGGCCAGCTTGCGCCCAGCCCGGCCACCGTGCTGTTTGCTACCAGGGGTGGAACGTGGGGGCTGACAGTTTCCGGCGTCGCCAGCACACTGCATCTCGCACCGTACGAGAGCATGGTATTGCCAGCCGGTTGCAGCATTCACGCGGTACGCAACGGCGACGCAGGCCGACTGGTGGCCGTGCGGCTGCAGGACGCTCACTGA
- the glnT gene encoding type III glutamate--ammonia ligase, which translates to MSSSDTSHFFEQHGTKFILAQFVDIHGAAKAKTVPVKHFSDITGRGAGFAGFAITGMGIEPHGPDFMAVGDVSTLGNVSWQPGYARIVCDGHVDGKPWPHDPRVVLKRQVERLANRGLTFFTGLEPEFSLLKRTPEGGVAPFDDTDVLAKPCYDYKGLARAGNYLEKLVAALQGSEIDVFQIDHEDANGQFEVNYTFADCLRSCDQFMLFKMAASEIAHEQGLICSFMPKPFANRPGNGMHMHMSLGDGKRNLFEDKSDRRGLDLSKLAYQFLAGVLKHAPALTALCAPTVNSYKRLVIGRSLTGATWAPAYISYGDNNRSSMVRVPKGRLELRLPDGACNPYLATAAVIAAGLDGIDNELDPGDPQNMNLYELSDAQLKQKGIGILPQNLHAAVTALAQDGVIRETLGPVIDTFIELKHMEWIEYMRHVSDWELKSYLQSV; encoded by the coding sequence ATGTCTTCTTCCGACACCTCGCATTTTTTCGAGCAGCACGGCACGAAATTCATCCTCGCCCAGTTCGTCGATATCCACGGTGCTGCCAAGGCCAAGACCGTGCCTGTCAAGCATTTCAGTGACATTACCGGTCGTGGAGCCGGCTTTGCCGGCTTCGCGATCACGGGCATGGGTATCGAGCCGCACGGCCCCGACTTCATGGCTGTTGGCGATGTGTCCACGCTGGGTAACGTGTCCTGGCAGCCTGGCTACGCCCGCATCGTCTGCGACGGCCATGTGGACGGCAAGCCATGGCCGCACGATCCACGCGTCGTGCTCAAGCGTCAGGTCGAGCGCCTGGCCAACCGCGGCCTGACGTTCTTTACGGGCCTGGAACCCGAGTTCTCGCTCCTGAAGCGCACGCCGGAGGGCGGCGTCGCGCCGTTCGACGACACCGACGTGCTGGCCAAGCCGTGCTACGACTACAAGGGCCTGGCGCGCGCCGGCAACTATCTGGAAAAGCTGGTGGCAGCACTGCAGGGCAGCGAGATCGACGTGTTCCAGATCGATCATGAGGATGCCAACGGCCAGTTCGAGGTGAACTACACCTTTGCCGACTGCCTGCGCTCGTGCGACCAATTCATGCTGTTCAAGATGGCCGCGTCCGAGATCGCCCATGAACAGGGGCTGATCTGCTCGTTCATGCCGAAGCCGTTCGCGAACCGCCCTGGCAACGGCATGCACATGCACATGTCGCTCGGCGACGGCAAGCGCAACCTGTTCGAGGACAAGAGCGACCGCCGCGGCCTGGACCTGTCGAAGCTGGCCTACCAGTTCCTGGCCGGCGTGCTGAAACACGCGCCGGCGCTGACCGCGCTATGCGCGCCCACGGTGAACTCGTACAAGCGCCTTGTGATCGGCCGCTCGCTGACGGGTGCCACGTGGGCCCCCGCGTACATCAGCTACGGCGACAACAACCGCTCGTCGATGGTACGCGTGCCGAAGGGGCGCCTGGAACTGCGCCTGCCCGATGGCGCGTGCAATCCCTACCTGGCCACGGCGGCCGTCATCGCCGCGGGCCTGGACGGTATCGACAACGAACTCGATCCGGGCGATCCGCAGAACATGAACCTGTACGAGCTGTCGGACGCGCAATTGAAGCAGAAGGGCATCGGCATCCTGCCGCAGAACCTGCACGCCGCCGTAACGGCGCTGGCACAGGATGGCGTGATCCGCGAGACGCTGGGCCCCGTCATCGACACCTTCATCGAATTGAAGCACATGGAATGGATCGAATACATGCGCCATGTGTCGGATTGGGAATTGAAGAGCTACCTGCAATCGGTTTGA
- a CDS encoding electron transfer flavoprotein subunit beta/FixA family protein: MKILVPVKRVVDYNVKVRVRADGGGVDTANVKMAMNPFDEIAVEEATRQREAGKATEVVAVSCGVVQCQETLRNAMATGADRGILVETAEDLQPLAVAKLLKALVDREQPRLVILGKQAIDDDSNQTGQMLAALLGWGQATFASRLVLDDDSAIVTREVDGGLETVKLALPAIVTTDLRLNEPRYVTLPSIMKAKKKPLETVRPADLGVDVVPRLKTLKVAEPPKRAAGIVVKSVAELVAKLRSEAKVI, encoded by the coding sequence ATGAAAATTCTCGTACCAGTGAAACGCGTCGTCGACTACAACGTCAAGGTTCGCGTGCGGGCCGATGGCGGCGGCGTCGATACTGCCAACGTCAAGATGGCGATGAACCCGTTCGACGAAATCGCCGTCGAGGAAGCCACACGGCAGAGGGAAGCCGGCAAGGCCACCGAGGTGGTCGCCGTATCCTGTGGCGTTGTGCAATGCCAGGAAACGCTGCGCAATGCCATGGCCACAGGTGCCGACCGTGGCATTCTCGTCGAAACGGCGGAAGACCTGCAACCACTGGCCGTAGCCAAGCTGCTCAAGGCGCTCGTCGACCGCGAGCAGCCTCGCCTGGTCATTCTCGGCAAGCAGGCCATCGACGACGACAGCAACCAGACGGGCCAGATGCTGGCCGCGTTGCTCGGCTGGGGCCAGGCCACGTTCGCCTCCAGGCTTGTACTCGATGACGACAGCGCGATTGTCACGCGCGAAGTCGACGGCGGGCTGGAAACGGTGAAGCTGGCGTTGCCGGCGATCGTCACGACCGACCTGCGCCTGAATGAGCCGCGCTACGTAACGCTGCCGAGCATCATGAAGGCCAAGAAAAAGCCGCTCGAGACCGTGCGGCCGGCGGACCTGGGCGTAGACGTGGTGCCGCGCCTGAAGACATTGAAGGTTGCGGAGCCACCGAAGCGTGCCGCCGGCATCGTCGTCAAAAGCGTGGCGGAGCTGGTCGCGAAGCTGCGGTCCGAAGCCAAGGTCATTTAA
- the hutG gene encoding N-formylglutamate deformylase, translating into MNHASFHFTRGKLPLLISIPHLGTAIPPDLKARMTDAATGVADTDWHLDQLYETVAATGASVISACVSRYVIDLNRPPDGASLYPGQTTTGLCPLETFHGEPLYRAGQEPDDAEIARRLDTYWHPYHAALRAELDSLRRRHGFALLWEAHSINGFLPRLFDGALPDLNFGTADGKSCAYAVAQAVEEAAREAPYSWVLNGRFKGGYITRHYGNPAGGIHAVQLEMSQRIYMNESEPFDYVPERARQVQPVLQALVESALAAARHVTAEKYLPTGAHV; encoded by the coding sequence ATGAACCATGCATCTTTCCATTTCACGCGCGGCAAGTTGCCGCTTCTGATTTCCATCCCGCACCTGGGCACGGCCATCCCGCCGGATCTGAAAGCGCGTATGACCGACGCCGCTACCGGCGTGGCCGACACCGACTGGCACCTCGACCAGCTGTACGAGACCGTGGCAGCGACCGGAGCGTCGGTGATCTCTGCCTGCGTGTCGCGCTACGTCATCGACCTGAACCGGCCACCGGACGGCGCCAGCCTTTACCCGGGCCAGACAACGACAGGGCTATGTCCTCTCGAAACCTTCCATGGCGAACCGCTGTACCGTGCCGGCCAGGAACCGGACGATGCCGAGATCGCGCGCCGGCTCGACACCTACTGGCATCCCTACCATGCGGCGCTGCGGGCAGAGCTGGACTCGCTGCGCCGCAGGCACGGTTTTGCGCTGCTGTGGGAAGCCCATTCGATCAACGGCTTTCTGCCGCGCCTGTTCGACGGGGCGCTGCCGGACCTCAACTTCGGCACGGCCGATGGCAAAAGCTGTGCTTACGCCGTCGCGCAGGCCGTGGAGGAGGCCGCGCGGGAAGCGCCGTACAGCTGGGTGCTGAACGGCCGCTTCAAGGGCGGCTACATCACGCGGCACTACGGCAATCCGGCCGGCGGCATCCATGCCGTACAGCTGGAAATGTCCCAGCGCATCTACATGAACGAGAGCGAGCCGTTCGACTACGTTCCCGAACGGGCCAGGCAGGTGCAACCGGTCCTGCAAGCCCTCGTAGAGTCCGCGCTGGCCGCGGCGCGGCACGTGACGGCGGAAAAATACCTCCCGACCGGCGCGCACGTCTGA
- a CDS encoding FAD-binding protein, protein MVALVIAEHDNAVLKAGTLNTITAAAQCCGEVHLLVAGADAGGVAEAASQLAGVAKVLYADAAHLRDGLAENVAAQALALAPGYSHILAPATPYGKSILPRVAAQLDVAQVSEITKVISADTFERPMYAGNAIATVQALDAVKVISVRTTGFEAAGQGGHAVVERIAPVADTGKSTFLSREVVASARPDLTAARTVVAGGRGMGSGEAFKVLEPLADRLGAAMGASRAAVDAGFVPNDWQVGQTGKVVAPQLYIAVGISGAIQHLAGMKDSKTIVAINKDPEAPIFSVADYGIVGDLFDIVPELVRALD, encoded by the coding sequence ATGGTCGCACTGGTCATTGCGGAACACGACAACGCCGTCCTGAAGGCCGGCACCCTGAACACCATCACCGCCGCCGCACAGTGCTGCGGGGAAGTCCACCTGCTGGTTGCCGGCGCCGATGCCGGCGGCGTGGCCGAGGCCGCGTCGCAACTGGCCGGCGTGGCGAAGGTGCTGTACGCCGACGCCGCGCACTTGCGCGATGGACTGGCCGAGAACGTGGCAGCGCAGGCGCTGGCACTGGCACCTGGCTACAGCCATATCCTCGCGCCGGCCACGCCATACGGCAAGAGCATCCTGCCGCGGGTGGCAGCGCAGCTGGACGTAGCCCAGGTTTCCGAGATCACGAAGGTGATTTCGGCCGACACGTTCGAGCGGCCGATGTATGCCGGCAATGCGATCGCTACGGTGCAGGCGCTCGACGCGGTAAAGGTCATCAGCGTTCGCACTACCGGGTTCGAGGCGGCGGGGCAGGGCGGCCATGCGGTCGTCGAACGCATCGCACCGGTAGCCGATACGGGCAAGTCGACGTTCCTGTCGCGTGAAGTTGTCGCATCCGCCAGGCCCGATCTCACCGCTGCCAGGACGGTGGTGGCCGGCGGGCGCGGCATGGGATCGGGCGAGGCGTTCAAGGTGCTGGAGCCGCTGGCCGACCGCCTGGGGGCGGCCATGGGGGCCTCGCGCGCCGCGGTAGACGCCGGCTTCGTGCCGAACGACTGGCAGGTGGGGCAGACCGGCAAGGTGGTTGCGCCGCAGTTGTACATCGCCGTGGGTATTTCCGGCGCAATCCAGCACCTGGCGGGTATGAAGGATTCGAAGACGATCGTGGCCATCAACAAGGATCCGGAAGCGCCGATTTTCAGCGTGGCTGACTATGGCATCGTAGGCGACTTGTTCGACATAGTGCCTGAACTGGTGCGCGCACTCGATTGA